In Oryza sativa Japonica Group chromosome 11, ASM3414082v1, the following are encoded in one genomic region:
- the LOC4350705 gene encoding disease resistance protein RGA5-like, which translates to MVEIVTGAISTLLPKLGEVLRKEYQLHKTVRGEIMFLMAELERMQAAILEISESDEPNKLVKLWVRDVRELSYDIEDTIDSFMVHFDKHRSFRGFIDRSLNLLTKFKIRHKIGANIRDIKSHIKEVSELRDKYKVDGVTVARPVGHQTVDSLRLQSALYKNVSELVGTKKKTDDLVSRLMEMHDDVESKRNLKVVSIVGFGGLGKTTLASVVYHKLKLEFDCGAFVSISLHPNMVGVFKNMLRQLDEKTYLNINGETWEEVQLIDELRKFLQNKRYIVVIDDIWSKSVWKTIKYVLVDNQLGSRIITTTRAVDVAEQVGGAYKLEPLSPDDSIKLFNQIIFHSEDKCHPYHLSEVSQKILKKCGGIPLAIITIASMLASKKGNQHEYWYKVYHSMGSGLEDSPDLRNMRRILSISYYDLPPHLKTCLLYLSSYPEDYLSTRETLIWKWVGEGFVETKQGSSFYQVGGEYIYELMNKGMIQPACDIVNDYPEYYRVHDMVLDLITSLSNEEHFLTRLDGHPSLSLPKKIRRLSIQTNEEEYVKQLATISLCHLRSLTVCGQGLSSLLPTLPSMCPFLRVLDFSGCDKVENQHCKDICKLFHLRYLRLYGTSISELPKEIANLQFLQVLDISITNIKELPPTFIQLKQLVYLHFPNMMRLPDGLGSLNRLQEIPNVITIDSPTMLHDLGCLSKLRRLTIYFDKWDESYEKPFIQCLSNLVSLELLEVDGTLGSTCGSLSPGPQRLQSIDMSFCTLTAFPGWMSSLCSLSSLHLILLTLGEDELQVLGSIPHLNDLYISISVNKAIHDKNKRLVIGKGCPFLCLTQFSLASSSMYVGFAQGAMQKVRDLSLYFGVSETMGQFGDFDFGLENLSSLEHVDVWMRCFGSKTGEADDAEIAIKRSLQLNPNNPTMELEKTEAHARER; encoded by the exons ATGGTCGAGATTGTGACGGGCGCGATCAGCACCCTGCTGCCGAAGCTGGGTGAGGTCCTCAGGAAGGAGTACCAGCTGCATAAGACCGTCAGGGGAGAGATCATGTTCCTTATGGCCGAGCTGGAGCGAATGCAGGCTGCCATCCTGGAGATCTCAGAGTCAGATGAACCCAACAAGCTCGTCAAGCTCTGGGTGAGAGACGTCAGAGAGCTCTCCTACGACATCGAGGACACCATCGACAGCTTCATGGTCCACTTCGACAAGCATCGCAGCTTTAGGGGCTTCATCGACAGAAGCCTCAACCTGTTGACCAAGTTCAAGATTCGCCATAAGATCGGTGCCAACATCAGAGACATCAAGAGCCACATCAAGGAGGTGAGTGAGCTGCGCGATAAGTACAAGGTTGATGGTGTTACAGTAGCCAGGCCTGTCGGTCACCAAACTGTCGATAGCCTTCGCCTGCAGTCAGCACTGTATAAGAATGTTTCGGAGCTTGTTGGCACCAAGAAGAAGACCGATGATCTAGTCAGTAGGCTGATGGAGATGCATGATGATGTAGAGTCCAAGCGAAACTTGAAGGTTGTCTCCATCGTTGGTTTTGGAGGTTTGGGCAAGACGACTCTTGCTAGTGTTGTGTATCACAAGCTTAAATTGGAGTTCGATTGTGGGGCTTTTGTTTCTATATCTCTTCATCCTAACATGGTGGGGGTATTCAAGAACATGCTCCGTCAGCTCGACGAGAAAACGTACTTGAACATTAACGGAGAAACATGGGAAGAAGTGCAGCTTATTGATGAACTAAGGAAATTCCTTCAAAACAAGAG GTACATCGTTGTTATCGATGATATATGGAGCAAATCTGTGTGGAAAACAATCAAATATGTGTTGGTTGATAATCAACTTGGAAGCAGAATAATTACAACAACTCGAGCTGTAGACGTTGCCGAACAAGTTGGCGGTGCTTATAAGCTTGAGCCTCTTTCACCTGATGATTCAATAAAGCTATTCAACCAAATTATATTTCACTCGGAAGACAAATGTCATCCTTATCATTTATCCGAAGTatctcaaaaaattttgaagaaaTGTGGTGGTATACCATTAGCTATCATTACGATAGCTAGTATGTTGGCTAGTAAAAAAGGTAATCAACATGAATACTGGTATAAGGTGTACCATTCCATGGGTTCTGGGCTTGAGGACAGTCCTGATTTGAGGAACATGAGAAGAATATTATCAATCAGTTACTATGACCTCCCTCCACATCTGAAGACTTGTTTGTTGTATTTAAGTTCCTATCCAGAGGATTATCTGAGTACTAGGGAGACCTTGATATGGAAATGGGTAGGCGAAGGTTTCGTTGAGACTAAACAGGGCAGTAGTTTTTATCAAGTAGGAGGGGAATACATTTATGAGCTCATGAACAAGGGTATGATCCAACCAGCATGTGATATTGTTAACGATTACCCAGAGTATTATCGTGTACATGACATGGTGCTTGATCTCATCACGTCCCTATCAAATGAGGAGCATTTCCTAACAAGATTAGATGGACACCCGTCCTTGTCTCTACCAAAAAAGATCCGCCGACTGTCCATCCAAACAAACGAGGAAGAGTATGTCAAGCAGTTGGCTACGATAAGCTTGTGCCATTTGAGGTCACTGACTGTGTGTGGGCAAGGTCTGAGTAGTCTACTGCCAACTCTACCAAGCATGTGCCCATTCTTACGTGTACTGGATTTCAGTGGTTGTGACAAAGTTGAGAATCAACATTGTAAGGATATCTGCAAGTTGTTTCACCTTAGGTATTTGCGGCTATATGGTACAAGTATAAGCGAGCTCCCAAAAGAGATTGCAAATCTGCAGTTTTTACAGGTCCTGGACATATCTATCACTAATATCAAAGAGCTGCCACCGACCTTTATTCAACTAAAACAGCTGGTGTACCTGCATTTCCCCAATATGATGAGATTGCCAGACGGTCTTGGGAGTCTAAACAGGCTGCAGGAAATTCCTAATGTTATCACTATCGATTCTCCAACCATGTTGCACGATCTAGGTTGTCTTTCTAAGCTGAGGCGCTTAACAATTTACTTCGATAAATGGGATGAGAGCTATGAGAAACCTTTCATCCAGTGCCTATCCAACCTAGTAAGCCTTGAACTCCTAGAGGTAGATGGAACACTAGGTTCCACATGTGGCAGTTTATCGCCTGGGCCTCAACGGCTTCAATCCATTGACATGTCATTCTGCACTTTAACCGCTTTTCCAGGATGGATGTCCTCACTctgctccctctcctccctgcaTCTCATATTATTAACACTTGGAGAAGACGAACTGCAAGTTCTTGGGAGCATACCACATCTCAATGATCTCTATATATCTATATCGGTGAACAAAGCCATACATGACAAAAACAAGAGGTTGGTTATTGGGAAAGGCTGTCCATTCCTGTGTCTAACACAGTTCAGTTTAGCGAGCAGCAGCATGTATGTGGGATTTGCGCAAGGAGCCATGCAGAAGGTCAGGGATCTGAGTTTATACTTTGGAGTAAGTGAGACAATGGGTCAATTTGGAGATTTCGACTTCGGTCTGGAGAACCTCTCTTCGCTCGAGCATGTCGATGTTTGGATGCGGTGTTTTGGTTCCAAGACAGGGGAGGCGGATGATGCAGAGATTGCAATTAAGAGATCGCTCCAGTTAAACCCCAACAACCCTACAATGGAGCTGGAGAAG ACGGAGGCTCACGCCAGAGAAAGGTAG